In Heliomicrobium gestii, a single genomic region encodes these proteins:
- a CDS encoding AAA domain-containing protein translates to MDSSLVIETVCRKRKSCCHARLKQTGDAAHGVTNRLLEAVKTVNPAKYKDAYNRLARLHVLRSDAKRREELLQRLEKAAPSWAGALRSRNGIHGQVNLPGNVNEAWLWRQLNDELDDRGRTSLEELQAEIETLRESLRKITAELVETRAWSAQVKRTTLTQRQALQGWKQLMRRVGKGTGAKASKFMAEARKLMPLCQSAVPVWIMPLSRVAETYDPRKNKFDVVIIDEASQADVMALVALYMGRQIVVVGDHEQVSPTAVGQNQTEVQKLIDAHLADIPNAVLYDGLFSIYDLAKTVYQPVCLREHFRCVAPIIQFSNHLSYDGKIKPLRDDSRVLDKPPTVAYRVEGAVTQRQINGVEAEAIASLLIACTEMPEYSRATFGVISMVGDKQAALIDQMLRNRLTEAECIQRRIQCGNPSQFQGDERDVIFLSMVDSPHEMGGPLTRRTEGYQDIYKKRYNVAASRARDQMWVVYSLHPDHDLKDGDLRLQLIRHAQDPDNLLSLFEQKSKEADSDFEKQVLKRLLLAGYKVTPQWKVGAYRIDMVVEGAGRRLAIECDGDKYHTAENLAEDMNRQAILERLGWRFARIRGSQYFRNPDQTMQVIFDKLNQMDIPPEGERDASAIAAHGELKERVIRRAMEIQRTWRETEQTG, encoded by the coding sequence TTGGATAGTTCACTGGTCATTGAGACAGTATGCCGAAAACGGAAAAGTTGCTGTCACGCAAGACTGAAGCAGACAGGCGATGCCGCCCACGGTGTCACGAATCGACTGCTGGAAGCGGTCAAAACGGTCAACCCTGCCAAGTACAAGGATGCCTATAATCGATTAGCGAGACTGCATGTATTGCGCAGCGACGCCAAGCGCCGCGAGGAACTGCTGCAACGGTTGGAAAAAGCTGCGCCATCCTGGGCAGGGGCTCTTCGCAGCCGAAATGGCATTCATGGACAGGTGAACCTTCCGGGTAACGTCAACGAGGCATGGCTGTGGCGCCAATTGAACGATGAACTGGATGACCGTGGTCGCACCTCGCTGGAAGAATTGCAGGCGGAGATTGAAACGTTGCGGGAATCCTTGCGGAAGATTACGGCGGAATTGGTCGAAACGCGTGCATGGTCAGCGCAGGTGAAGCGGACGACCTTGACCCAGCGTCAGGCGCTGCAGGGTTGGAAACAGTTGATGCGACGGGTCGGCAAGGGAACGGGCGCCAAAGCGTCCAAGTTCATGGCTGAGGCGCGAAAACTCATGCCCCTCTGCCAGTCAGCCGTCCCCGTGTGGATCATGCCGTTGAGCCGCGTCGCCGAAACCTACGATCCCCGGAAAAATAAGTTTGACGTGGTCATCATCGACGAGGCGAGCCAGGCTGATGTGATGGCGCTCGTCGCCTTGTATATGGGCCGCCAGATTGTGGTCGTCGGCGACCATGAACAGGTGAGTCCGACCGCAGTGGGGCAAAACCAAACAGAGGTGCAAAAGCTGATCGACGCCCATTTGGCCGACATCCCCAACGCCGTCCTCTATGACGGGTTATTTTCCATTTATGATCTGGCCAAAACCGTCTATCAACCGGTATGTTTGCGCGAACACTTCCGCTGTGTCGCGCCGATCATTCAGTTCAGCAACCACCTCTCCTACGATGGAAAGATCAAGCCGCTGCGTGATGACAGCCGGGTTTTGGACAAACCGCCCACTGTCGCCTACCGGGTCGAAGGGGCTGTCACGCAGCGACAGATCAATGGGGTCGAGGCGGAGGCGATCGCATCGTTGCTGATCGCCTGCACGGAAATGCCCGAGTATTCCCGTGCCACCTTTGGCGTCATCTCCATGGTGGGGGACAAACAGGCGGCGCTCATCGATCAGATGCTGCGGAATCGCTTAACAGAAGCGGAGTGCATCCAGCGCCGGATTCAGTGCGGCAACCCCTCGCAGTTTCAAGGGGATGAGCGGGATGTGATCTTTTTGTCGATGGTCGACTCGCCCCATGAGATGGGCGGTCCGCTGACCCGAAGGACCGAAGGCTATCAGGATATCTACAAGAAACGCTATAACGTCGCCGCCAGCAGGGCGCGGGATCAGATGTGGGTCGTCTACTCGCTCCATCCAGACCACGATTTAAAAGACGGCGATCTGCGGCTGCAGTTGATTCGACATGCCCAAGACCCCGATAACCTACTGAGCCTGTTCGAACAAAAATCGAAAGAAGCCGATTCGGACTTTGAAAAGCAGGTGCTAAAACGGCTGCTTTTGGCCGGCTACAAAGTCACACCGCAATGGAAGGTGGGCGCCTACCGGATCGACATGGTGGTGGAAGGCGCCGGCCGGCGTCTCGCCATCGAATGCGACGGCGACAAGTACCACACAGCGGAGAACTTGGCGGAAGATATGAACCGGCAAGCCATCCTTGAACGCCTGGGTTGGCGCTTCGCACGGATCCGAGGCAGCCAGTACTTCCGGAATCCTGACCAGACGATGCAGGTGATTTTCGATAAGTTGAACCAAATGGATATTCCGCCGGAAGGGGAGCGGGACGCTTCGGCAATCGCCGCTCATGGTGAGTTGAAGGAGCGCGTGATCCGCAGAGCCATGGAGATTCAACGAACATGGCGGGAGACGGAACAGACCGGTTGA
- a CDS encoding HNH endonuclease family protein codes for MIPVQPQPEPVPLFDEKVRRPGNAWLEEQGFDLDQPAPDRTKVRPYWRDCLPELHKAYKGICAYTCLFIELGTGGASVDHFVPKSSQLRVAYEWTNYRLAGSKINSRKRDFTDVIDPFEVKPDMFYLELVTGAIYPNPKMPQIDQELAKKTINRLGLDRSDLRETRARHYQDYCQGEFIAEHLRKYSPFVWKEAHRQGLL; via the coding sequence GTGATACCGGTCCAACCCCAACCGGAGCCCGTGCCGCTCTTCGATGAGAAAGTGCGGAGACCAGGCAACGCTTGGTTAGAAGAACAGGGTTTTGATTTGGATCAGCCAGCCCCCGATAGGACAAAGGTAAGACCATACTGGAGAGATTGTCTCCCAGAGTTACATAAAGCCTACAAAGGAATCTGCGCCTATACGTGCTTGTTTATCGAACTCGGAACAGGCGGGGCTTCCGTCGATCATTTTGTCCCCAAATCGAGTCAGCTTCGGGTGGCCTATGAATGGACAAACTACCGCTTGGCGGGTTCCAAAATTAATTCCCGCAAACGAGACTTTACAGATGTGATTGATCCCTTTGAAGTAAAACCGGATATGTTTTATCTTGAGCTCGTAACAGGAGCTATCTACCCGAATCCGAAAATGCCCCAAATCGATCAGGAACTGGCGAAAAAAACGATCAATCGCCTTGGTCTCGATCGATCTGATTTGCGAGAGACTCGCGCGAGACATTACCAAGACTACTGTCAGGGTGAATTCATCGCTGAACATCTAAGAAAGTATTCGCCCTTTGTTTGGAAAGAAGCGCATCGACAAGGGTTATTATAA
- a CDS encoding AAA family ATPase produces the protein MLESIHLKNVGPAAETKLDLAPRLNILTGDNGLGKSFLLDIAWWTLTRKWPAEVNPKLTTGQMARPRNGEEASIAFSLTGKAKRQAYSSAFNRYQQAWTIPVGRPVNPGLVIYAQVDGSFSVWDPARNYWRKKSMTEGPERPHAYVFSPREVWDGLPGERGMLCNGLINDWSGWQKERGESFRLLSAVLDALSPDGEEKLTPGALTRISLDDVRDMPTLRLPYGQDVPVIHASAGMRRIIALAYFLTWCWHEHVHASKLLGQEVADQIIFLIDEIEAHLHPRWQRLIVKSLLEVVNNMALAARVQLIAATHSPLVLASIEPVFDEQQDAWFDFDLVKSEGQERHTVQIEKKDWVRQGDASSWLVSDAFDLGSARSVEAEEALNEAAEALKDETFDHKKAQALDQKLRTLLSDTDPFWIRWRFVGEKRGWIR, from the coding sequence ATGCTCGAAAGCATTCACCTAAAAAACGTCGGCCCAGCCGCCGAAACGAAGCTGGATCTAGCGCCGAGATTGAACATACTGACGGGAGATAACGGTCTCGGCAAGAGTTTTCTCCTCGATATCGCATGGTGGACGCTGACTCGAAAATGGCCGGCCGAAGTCAACCCTAAATTGACGACAGGGCAGATGGCGCGTCCTCGAAATGGTGAAGAAGCGTCGATTGCCTTTTCCCTTACCGGCAAGGCGAAGCGGCAAGCCTATAGCAGCGCCTTCAACCGCTATCAACAGGCATGGACGATTCCCGTTGGACGACCGGTGAACCCAGGGTTAGTGATTTACGCGCAAGTGGATGGCAGTTTTTCCGTCTGGGACCCGGCGAGGAACTACTGGCGAAAAAAGAGCATGACAGAAGGCCCGGAACGCCCCCATGCCTATGTCTTTAGTCCCCGCGAAGTCTGGGACGGCTTGCCCGGTGAAAGAGGGATGCTCTGCAATGGCTTGATCAACGATTGGTCGGGATGGCAAAAGGAGCGGGGCGAGTCTTTTCGTCTTTTGAGTGCTGTGCTCGATGCTCTTTCACCGGACGGTGAAGAAAAGCTAACACCCGGTGCGCTCACACGGATCAGCTTGGATGATGTTCGGGATATGCCGACCCTGCGGTTGCCTTATGGTCAGGATGTGCCGGTGATCCACGCTTCCGCGGGAATGCGCCGCATCATCGCCTTGGCCTATTTCTTGACATGGTGTTGGCATGAGCACGTTCACGCCAGCAAGCTGCTCGGGCAGGAAGTGGCGGATCAGATCATCTTTTTAATTGACGAGATCGAAGCGCATCTTCATCCACGCTGGCAACGCCTGATTGTGAAGTCTCTGTTAGAGGTCGTGAACAACATGGCACTAGCTGCTCGTGTCCAGTTGATCGCGGCCACTCATTCTCCATTGGTGTTGGCCTCCATCGAACCTGTATTTGATGAGCAGCAAGATGCATGGTTTGATTTTGATCTGGTCAAGTCGGAAGGTCAGGAGCGGCATACGGTACAAATTGAGAAGAAGGATTGGGTCCGGCAAGGAGATGCCTCCAGTTGGCTGGTCAGTGACGCCTTTGATTTGGGCAGCGCACGCTCGGTGGAAGCCGAGGAGGCTCTCAATGAGGCGGCTGAAGCGCTGAAGGACGAAACGTTTGATCACAAAAAAGCGCAAGCGTTGGATCAAAAGTTGCGGACACTGCTCAGTGATACAGACCCCTTTTGGATCCGCTGGAGGTTTGTGGGTGAGAAAAGGGGGTGGATCCGGTGA
- the dndB gene encoding DNA sulfur modification protein DndB — protein sequence MSEFMFVFPAIKGIQATRDYYVAMCPLGMLSKMFQLPDEDLLPEFRAQRILNKNRIPSITRYIAQNPEDYVFSSLAASVDGEMIFAPSHFSPSVGTLSIAMNSRILINDGQHRRAAIEEAIKDNPGLSSETISVVFFYDLGLKRCQQMFADLNKHAINTSRSLGIFYDGRDPLSTVVREIVEEIPLLRDNTSKDADNLSALAPQIFTLTNIYNSVERILGKKRDKKITDDGIHFVRAFWSLLSETIIEWKDVQSKQLKATELRKNYIHAHGVVLDALGLLGNYIYQNERNNLKNYICRLNKINWKRSNTVDWVGRAISPQGGILKTKHSPILTYIHIKRLLNLPLLDQDYSTEKKHLAHYEKAGEV from the coding sequence ATGAGTGAATTTATGTTTGTCTTTCCCGCGATCAAAGGCATACAAGCAACTCGTGATTACTACGTCGCCATGTGTCCTCTGGGAATGTTATCAAAAATGTTTCAACTTCCCGACGAAGATCTTCTTCCGGAGTTTCGCGCTCAACGAATCTTAAATAAAAATCGTATACCCTCAATAACGCGATACATCGCTCAAAACCCAGAAGATTATGTCTTCTCATCACTCGCAGCATCTGTCGATGGCGAGATGATATTTGCTCCGTCACACTTTTCCCCTTCAGTAGGAACTCTTTCTATTGCTATGAACTCTCGTATCCTTATTAACGATGGTCAGCACAGACGAGCGGCAATTGAAGAAGCAATTAAAGATAATCCCGGTTTGTCCAGCGAGACCATTTCTGTGGTCTTTTTCTATGATCTTGGCCTCAAAAGATGCCAACAGATGTTTGCCGATCTTAATAAGCACGCGATAAATACATCTAGGTCACTCGGTATCTTTTATGATGGACGTGATCCTTTATCAACAGTAGTCCGTGAGATTGTCGAAGAAATCCCTCTCCTCCGTGATAATACAAGCAAAGATGCGGACAACCTTTCCGCACTTGCACCTCAGATATTTACTCTCACTAATATTTACAACTCGGTAGAACGTATTCTCGGAAAAAAACGTGATAAAAAGATCACTGACGATGGTATTCATTTCGTAAGAGCCTTTTGGAGTCTTCTTAGCGAGACGATTATTGAATGGAAAGATGTACAAAGCAAACAATTGAAGGCAACAGAGCTACGCAAAAACTATATACACGCCCACGGAGTAGTACTTGATGCTTTGGGATTATTAGGCAACTATATCTATCAAAATGAAAGGAATAACTTGAAAAACTATATTTGTCGCCTTAACAAAATAAATTGGAAACGTTCCAATACTGTAGATTGGGTGGGACGCGCTATATCCCCCCAAGGAGGCATTCTCAAGACCAAACATAGTCCAATTCTAACTTATATTCATATTAAGCGATTACTTAACCTTCCTCTTTTAGACCAAGACTATAGCACCGAAAAAAAACATCTCGCTCATTACGAGAAAGCAGGAGAAGTATAA
- the dndC gene encoding DNA phosphorothioation system sulfurtransferase DndC, protein MSKSTLHLMEPILETMEDLYFHDERPWIIGYSGGKDSTLVCQLVFKFIQRLPEGKRTKQVYVVSSDTMVENPIIIDYLRTMSKEMGLSAKRQRLNISTHMVYPRIDNTFWTLLVGLGYPTPEPPGFRWCTERLKIDPSNKFIKDTIKDNGEVIILLGVRKGESTARAQRIGKRKIDGLLLNRHEVINGAYVYNPIVDLSTDEVWNILLDEGGVSPWGTNNKYLFSLYKSSDGGECPFTISSKEDGKDVPSCGNSRFGCWCCTMVKEDKSLKAFIESGESWLEPLLNFRSWLMSNRDNPSFRDTKRRNGTVYKRSDGSFGFGPFTLQARQIILEKLLETEKVVNARVDSESVIQLITMDELRKIDEMWDNEGDLTRRMLVDTYKKVYNKELPWDKYKKPLFDQRVLSLLEERFTVGESINEDNIPHELIKKLIVNVNQCKHYTHRPALTQNIFRTLNESWLHYNEMTKGLRNEDQ, encoded by the coding sequence ATGTCAAAATCAACACTTCATCTGATGGAACCAATTCTCGAAACCATGGAAGACCTGTATTTTCATGATGAACGCCCCTGGATTATCGGGTACTCAGGGGGAAAAGATTCAACTCTAGTCTGCCAATTAGTTTTCAAGTTTATACAACGTTTACCTGAGGGTAAACGAACTAAACAAGTTTACGTTGTTTCATCAGATACTATGGTAGAAAACCCCATAATCATCGATTATCTTCGAACCATGTCAAAAGAAATGGGGTTAAGCGCTAAAAGACAGCGATTAAATATTTCTACGCATATGGTATATCCACGAATAGACAATACCTTCTGGACGTTATTAGTTGGATTGGGATATCCGACTCCCGAACCGCCTGGGTTTAGGTGGTGTACAGAGCGTCTAAAAATTGACCCATCAAACAAATTTATTAAGGACACGATAAAAGATAATGGCGAAGTTATTATTCTGTTAGGGGTTCGCAAAGGTGAGAGTACTGCAAGAGCTCAGCGAATCGGAAAACGTAAGATTGATGGTCTGCTATTAAATCGCCACGAAGTTATTAATGGAGCATATGTGTACAACCCAATTGTAGATTTATCTACTGACGAGGTCTGGAACATTTTATTAGATGAAGGTGGCGTATCTCCCTGGGGGACTAATAATAAATATCTTTTCTCACTATACAAAAGCTCCGACGGAGGAGAATGCCCCTTTACAATAAGTTCAAAAGAAGACGGTAAAGATGTTCCTTCCTGCGGAAATTCCCGATTCGGTTGCTGGTGTTGCACAATGGTTAAAGAAGATAAATCACTTAAAGCCTTTATTGAAAGCGGTGAATCATGGTTAGAACCGCTTCTGAATTTTCGCTCATGGTTAATGTCCAACCGTGATAACCCTTCATTTCGAGATACTAAACGAAGGAATGGAACCGTATATAAGCGTAGCGATGGCAGCTTCGGTTTTGGCCCCTTTACGTTACAGGCGAGACAAATCATTCTTGAAAAATTGCTTGAAACAGAAAAAGTAGTTAATGCAAGAGTTGACTCTGAATCCGTTATTCAGCTTATCACCATGGATGAACTACGGAAAATCGATGAAATGTGGGATAATGAAGGTGACCTCACGAGGCGAATGCTTGTAGATACATATAAAAAAGTCTACAACAAGGAATTACCCTGGGATAAATATAAGAAACCGCTGTTTGACCAACGTGTTCTTTCACTATTAGAAGAACGCTTTACAGTAGGAGAATCTATTAACGAAGATAACATTCCACATGAATTAATAAAAAAGCTAATAGTTAATGTCAATCAGTGCAAGCATTATACCCACCGTCCTGCGTTAACACAAAATATTTTTCGTACTCTTAATGAATCTTGGCTACATTATAATGAAATGACAAAGGGGTTGCGCAATGAAGATCAATAA
- a CDS encoding AAA family ATPase, with protein MKINNLTICNFGSFENAVSFDFSLTDKNRNVILIGGRNGSGKTTIFTAIKLALYGHLAFGYKSITQSYLDQIRINNNSLSKKNLISYIELSVELEEERHVATYMIRREWKFKRKQLGELTTILRDSVELSNDEVLYFENYIKNVMPPQLFDLFFFDGELIGNFFMEGNVSKKIKESLNILKNYDTFDIIQTHLQRNIIKLVNTDSSAEESLYLSLCHQEATLKQEIEQLTQLIQSINNQIDTLSEQRSSVDNRFKNAGGLKALELSELKASLIQEERFREEKHDWLRSFANDTLPFLMVSPLIAKLKEQLDKEEYFKQYKVITEILNPSLFASILRDELSMDLNLCTISESLAHKLANGVMRRIRPPFAFNINDFTPIHDLSPDTLKNIRQLIDNIEHHSVEEIRSCKEAIRCSLENTTRLRQRLEVVEGNDEISLLAAEVQSLDEQIHQLKEHRLELTNTLQTKQVESDALKPELKRCIMSLTKVRKEKSMVSLCLRTQMIINELIPELLAPEVTLFRESFWYIFNQLMSKNTLADEVYVSKDFDVTLYRNELKSINEIRNILSKLGLDGFETVLGSRCIAVLCDKLKLQTPTELENRLKSCLSTDNLLIPIKVDINSLSKGEQQIYIMALYWSLIKVANKSIPFVIDTPYARIDKKHRQHITTQFFPTLSHQVIILSTDSEINEEYYALLKPFIAKEYTLCYSEKQKNTVTEERYFFEVTA; from the coding sequence ATGAAGATCAATAATTTAACCATATGTAATTTTGGCTCTTTCGAAAATGCAGTTAGCTTCGATTTTTCTCTTACAGACAAAAATCGGAATGTTATTTTAATCGGAGGAAGAAATGGGTCCGGAAAGACTACGATTTTTACTGCTATTAAACTTGCTTTATACGGGCATTTAGCGTTTGGATATAAATCAATCACCCAAAGTTACTTAGACCAAATACGGATAAATAATAACTCATTATCTAAAAAAAATCTTATTTCCTATATTGAATTGTCAGTAGAACTAGAGGAAGAGCGTCATGTCGCTACGTATATGATACGTCGCGAATGGAAATTTAAACGTAAACAGCTTGGTGAATTAACAACAATATTAAGAGACTCAGTTGAACTAAGCAATGACGAAGTGCTATATTTCGAAAATTATATTAAAAATGTTATGCCACCTCAATTGTTTGACTTGTTTTTTTTCGACGGAGAACTAATAGGCAACTTTTTTATGGAAGGTAACGTAAGTAAGAAAATAAAAGAATCGCTTAATATTCTTAAGAACTATGACACATTTGACATAATCCAAACACATTTGCAACGTAATATTATAAAACTTGTAAACACTGATTCGAGTGCCGAAGAATCCCTTTATCTTTCACTTTGTCACCAAGAAGCGACTCTTAAGCAAGAAATCGAACAGTTAACTCAGCTAATTCAATCTATTAATAATCAAATTGACACGCTAAGTGAACAGCGTTCTTCAGTCGATAATCGATTTAAAAATGCAGGCGGTCTTAAAGCTCTAGAACTTTCTGAATTAAAGGCTTCCCTAATTCAGGAGGAACGTTTTCGCGAAGAAAAACACGATTGGTTAAGAAGTTTCGCTAATGATACTTTGCCATTCTTAATGGTATCCCCGCTAATAGCAAAGCTCAAAGAACAGCTTGATAAAGAAGAGTATTTCAAACAGTATAAAGTAATTACTGAGATATTAAACCCTTCTCTTTTTGCCTCGATTCTGCGTGATGAACTATCTATGGATTTGAACTTGTGCACTATATCGGAATCGTTAGCTCATAAACTTGCTAATGGTGTTATGAGGCGAATTCGTCCGCCATTCGCATTTAATATAAATGACTTTACGCCTATTCACGATCTATCTCCGGATACATTAAAAAATATCCGTCAGTTGATAGATAACATAGAACATCATTCAGTTGAGGAAATACGCTCATGCAAAGAAGCAATTCGTTGTTCCCTAGAAAACACTACAAGACTTCGACAACGCCTGGAAGTAGTAGAGGGAAACGATGAAATTAGCTTACTTGCTGCCGAAGTACAATCTCTTGACGAGCAGATTCATCAACTTAAAGAACATAGGCTTGAACTTACCAATACGCTTCAGACAAAACAAGTTGAGTCGGATGCGCTTAAACCCGAGTTGAAGCGATGCATCATGTCTCTTACCAAGGTGCGGAAAGAAAAATCGATGGTTTCGCTTTGCCTTAGAACACAAATGATCATAAATGAATTGATTCCAGAACTTTTAGCACCAGAGGTCACTCTTTTTCGTGAAAGTTTTTGGTATATATTTAACCAGCTGATGTCGAAAAACACATTGGCAGATGAGGTTTATGTATCGAAAGACTTTGATGTCACCCTTTATCGAAATGAATTAAAATCAATAAACGAAATTCGAAACATATTATCAAAGCTAGGATTAGATGGTTTTGAAACAGTTTTAGGGAGTCGTTGTATTGCAGTTCTATGCGATAAGTTGAAACTCCAAACTCCTACAGAGCTTGAAAATCGATTAAAGTCGTGCCTCTCAACAGATAATCTTCTTATTCCTATTAAGGTAGATATTAATTCTCTATCAAAAGGCGAGCAACAAATTTATATTATGGCTTTATATTGGTCACTTATAAAAGTAGCCAATAAATCAATCCCTTTTGTTATTGATACTCCTTATGCTCGAATTGACAAAAAACATCGTCAGCATATAACCACTCAGTTTTTTCCTACACTCAGCCACCAAGTAATAATCCTGTCTACCGATAGCGAAATAAACGAAGAGTACTATGCCCTGTTAAAGCCTTTTATCGCCAAAGAATATACTCTCTGTTACTCAGAGAAACAAAAAAATACTGTAACTGAAGAAAGATATTTCTTTGAGGTGACCGCATGA
- a CDS encoding DndE family protein — protein MIFRLKTSKKTMDCFTEIGQKTGLKPFALAKLAIAIALNSNFDSLSFRTDTNGLDLNRQTITGEYDAMYKCLIEQHCGNHLCEDDYFPTYVKAYIDHGSILLHNQFRYGNDFILNLAGLEGDSI, from the coding sequence ATGATTTTTCGTTTGAAGACTTCAAAAAAAACTATGGATTGCTTTACTGAGATTGGCCAAAAAACTGGACTTAAACCCTTTGCTTTAGCGAAGCTCGCTATTGCCATTGCACTAAACAGTAATTTTGATAGCCTCTCTTTTCGTACAGATACAAATGGTCTGGATTTAAACCGGCAAACAATTACCGGTGAGTACGATGCCATGTACAAATGTTTGATCGAGCAACATTGCGGCAACCATTTATGCGAAGACGATTACTTTCCCACGTACGTTAAAGCATACATTGATCATGGTTCTATCCTGCTACACAATCAGTTCCGTTATGGAAATGATTTTATCTTGAACTTGGCAGGGCTGGAGGGAGACTCTATATGA
- a CDS encoding cysteine desulfurase family protein gives MIYLDNAATTPIDSEVREAMLPFLEKEFGNPSSKYYSLAINAKEAVEESRKKVASLINADPREIIFTSCASESNNMIIKGVADYKKYIEISGNHLITSEVEHKSVLNTCRFLAGYESNTLNVEKNRLRPGKRSVRIIDRGYHVSFLPVNEFGQVEPDVLRAAITKQTVLVSLIWGNNETGTLNDIEALGEICRERGVLFHSDATQVLGKIPINVKRLPVDFLSFSAHKIYGPKGVGACFMRCNEIGLRPSITAFIHGGSQEDGYRAGTYCVHNIVGFGKAAEIAKRDMTTYIPYILDLEHRFKSLIIDKCPNATFNGHQEMKIPGLISINIPGINNELFVKKLAESGIAASTGSACSVEDHNSMNSNYAVRFNLSKYSSYTNCIEVMRKIPV, from the coding sequence ATGATATACCTGGATAATGCCGCGACAACTCCTATTGATTCGGAAGTAAGAGAAGCCATGCTTCCCTTTTTAGAGAAGGAATTTGGTAATCCATCAAGCAAGTATTACTCATTAGCGATTAACGCTAAGGAAGCAGTTGAAGAGAGTCGCAAAAAAGTAGCATCGTTAATCAACGCTGATCCTAGGGAGATTATTTTTACAAGCTGCGCTTCTGAAAGCAACAATATGATCATCAAGGGAGTAGCGGACTACAAAAAATACATAGAAATATCAGGCAACCACCTTATCACTTCAGAAGTTGAACATAAATCTGTATTAAATACGTGTCGTTTCTTAGCAGGTTATGAGAGCAATACCCTTAACGTAGAGAAAAACCGATTGCGGCCCGGTAAAAGGTCAGTTCGCATTATCGACCGAGGTTATCATGTCTCATTCTTACCGGTTAATGAATTTGGTCAGGTCGAACCCGACGTTCTAAGAGCGGCTATAACCAAGCAAACTGTCCTGGTATCACTTATCTGGGGAAATAATGAAACTGGTACTCTAAACGATATTGAAGCTCTGGGAGAGATATGTCGTGAACGAGGTGTACTTTTCCATTCTGACGCCACACAAGTGCTCGGTAAGATTCCTATAAACGTAAAAAGATTACCCGTAGACTTTCTATCATTTTCGGCTCATAAGATATACGGTCCCAAAGGAGTTGGGGCTTGTTTCATGCGGTGTAACGAGATTGGATTACGACCTAGCATTACAGCATTCATTCATGGAGGATCTCAGGAAGACGGATACCGTGCTGGAACTTATTGTGTCCATAACATTGTAGGTTTTGGTAAAGCTGCAGAAATAGCTAAACGCGATATGACAACATATATTCCTTATATACTTGATTTGGAACATAGATTTAAGAGTTTAATAATCGATAAGTGTCCCAATGCTACATTTAACGGTCACCAGGAAATGAAAATCCCCGGGTTAATAAGTATAAATATCCCAGGGATAAATAACGAATTATTTGTGAAGAAGTTAGCAGAGAGCGGGATAGCAGCTTCTACAGGTTCTGCTTGTTCAGTAGAAGATCATAATTCTATGAATAGTAATTATGCAGTACGCTTTAATCTATCCAAATACTCCTCATATACCAACTGCATCGAAGTAATGAGGAAAATACCTGTATAA